GCTAAAAAGCCTCCAATCCCAGGCCCAATCATAAAGCCTAAAGACATCGCTGCCCCAATCATTCCCATGCCTTTACCACGTTCTTCGTACGTCGTAATATCGGCTACGAATGCCATAATTGGAGGCATGATGAACGCCGCCCCAGCACCACTTAAAAAGCGCGCTAAAAATAGCACCCACACTTCTGTCGCCATGCCGAATAAAATTTGTGCACAGCCGTAAACGATAAGCCCCGCAACGATAAACATTTTACGTCCATGACGATCCGATAAATCTCCCGCTACAGGAGAGAGTAAAAACTGCGCGAGCGCAAAGCCAGCGATTAAAAAGCCGAGTACTTGTCCACCAACGCCAAATACTTGTAGATAAGCAGGCATTACTGGAACGATAATCCCAATCCCACCCATCGTAATGAACATATTAAACATTAATAAATAAAGTGCTAATTTATTTGATTGTTGCTCCATTCACTTCAGCCCTTCACTAAATATTTCGATTTTTGAAATGATTAATTGCCAATAGCATACCATATTGTACTGCCTTACACGATAAAAATCATCGTGCAGAAGACTGAAATTGTCGGTTGAATTTTCAGAATAATTTTGTTTAAATGAGAAAGAAAACAACAAAGAGAAGAAGGTTGTAAAGATGAATTATAAGTTTTGGACGGTTGTCATGATACAACAAGACGAGAACGTACTGCTATTAAATCGCCAGCATGATCATTTTAAAGGCTATATTCCACCCGGAGGCAAAGTTGATTTTCCTGAGGGCTTTGCGGAAGGGGCAATCCGTGAGGTAAAGGAAGAGACAGGACTTGATGTACATAGCTTAACGTTTAAAGGGGTTTCCCATTATACGAATGCAGTAAAGAAAGAGCAATTTATTATTTATAACTATTTAACAAACGATTTCTCAGGCGAGTTACTAGAAAACTGCGATGAAGGAGAACTGGAATGGGTCCCGATTCGTGAAGCGAAAAATTACCCAATGCAAGAAGATATCCGTATACGTTTTGATTACTTTTTTGAGCCTGGGACATTTGAAATTCATATGATTTGGGATGAGGAAAACGATTGTTTAGACAAGCGCATCATACATAAGTTATAAAAAACGACAGGCGCGAGTTATGGCCTGTCGTTACATTTATATCTAGGTTAAAGCGCCAGCCCCTAGAGCTTTTCGGTCCCGCCGTCGAAAGTGATGAAACGTTTACTTTCTAGTCGGGGCTTAAATGGCGCTTTAGCGCTTTTAATTATTTCAAACTCATTTTAAATTCTAAGAAATACTCGTTATACTTACCTAACCATTCAAGGCCAAGGTTTTCGTATACTTCTAATGTGTCGCGTTGTTCGTTTGATGGATAGAAGCGCTCGTCGCCAATAACTTCCTCGTCCATTAGTTCCCAAGCGGCAAAGTTAGGAGAAGAGTACCCAACATAATCTGCATTTTGTGCAGCATTTTCAGGGTCTAACATAAAGTTAATGAACTTATGTGCACCTTCTACGTTTTTCGATGTTTTTGGAATAATCATATTATCAAAGAAAATGTTTGACCCTTCATACGGTGTCGCGAAATCTAATTCTTCATTTTCCCACAGCATATCGGCTGCTTGACCAGACCAAGTAAGTGCAACCGCGGCCTCGTTGTTGACCATCAGTGGTGTAATTTCATCCCCGATAACTGCTTTGATGTTTGGTGTTAATGAAATCAGTTTATCTGTCGCTTCACGTAAAAGCACATCATCTTTGACGTTTAATGATTGGCGGAT
The sequence above is a segment of the Solibacillus sp. FSL H8-0523 genome. Coding sequences within it:
- a CDS encoding 8-oxo-dGTP diphosphatase, producing the protein MNYKFWTVVMIQQDENVLLLNRQHDHFKGYIPPGGKVDFPEGFAEGAIREVKEETGLDVHSLTFKGVSHYTNAVKKEQFIIYNYLTNDFSGELLENCDEGELEWVPIREAKNYPMQEDIRIRFDYFFEPGTFEIHMIWDEENDCLDKRIIHKL